One Ostreibacterium oceani DNA segment encodes these proteins:
- a CDS encoding PhoX family protein, which translates to MAIDKPSNKVSTKLSADDWDEANFPRPNDNDFDRIVERAISRRGFLGGVLAFGSGAAAMGMGLFPTNSTAATGTASTVSTNRFPFTPIPIQTDGTVHVPAGYSWNTLVSWGQPLFSDADGYDVTKGGGAVEKSDRVFGENTDGMEIFSYRGHEILAINNEYTNRDINLPAQQEGVPANAADVLKLQNLQGVSIMEIKESENGWQVVKDSPFNRRITHNSPMKIAGPAAGHDLMKTAADSTGTKSLGTMNNCGSGRTPWGTYLTCEENFNGYFGSSEAIQDQKPNQSPRGYDRYGIGADGWGYDYHKWDARFDTAKNPNEPHRVGWVVEIDPSKPDSTPVKHTGLGRFKHENAEVALAPDGRVVVYMGDDERGEFLYRFVSKDVYVPGGSTEGLLDNGTLYVAKFNDDGTGKWLALTPETTGMASLAEVLIFAREAGSAVGATTMDRPEWIRVNPHAVEGYCCLTNNKNRGVKPNAGGDDTPTNGPNPRESNHYGQIVRWRPHNDDYASDTFDWDLYVMAGNPDVYSNEYGGSKNINAGNMFNSPDGMAFDSNGLIWIQTDGKDNNEADFAGMGNNQMLVGDPVTGEIVRFMTGPKGSEVTGLAWSVDRRTMFVGIQHPGGDWPDGNGALPRSSIITVKRNDNKLIG; encoded by the coding sequence ATGGCAATTGATAAACCTAGTAATAAAGTATCTACCAAACTCTCAGCCGATGATTGGGATGAGGCAAATTTCCCACGACCTAACGACAATGATTTTGACCGTATTGTGGAACGCGCGATATCCCGCCGTGGATTTTTGGGCGGTGTGTTGGCTTTTGGTTCTGGAGCGGCGGCGATGGGTATGGGGCTATTCCCAACCAATAGTACGGCAGCGACAGGCACTGCCAGCACTGTCAGCACAAACCGCTTTCCCTTTACCCCTATCCCTATTCAAACCGATGGGACTGTCCATGTACCAGCAGGGTATAGCTGGAATACCCTAGTGAGCTGGGGGCAGCCGTTATTTTCTGACGCGGATGGCTATGATGTGACTAAAGGCGGTGGTGCCGTTGAAAAATCGGATCGCGTTTTTGGTGAAAACACCGATGGAATGGAGATTTTCTCTTATCGTGGTCATGAAATTCTCGCTATTAATAACGAATACACTAACCGTGACATTAATCTACCAGCACAGCAAGAAGGCGTGCCAGCAAATGCAGCGGATGTACTAAAATTACAAAACCTCCAAGGCGTGTCGATAATGGAAATCAAAGAAAGTGAAAACGGCTGGCAAGTCGTCAAAGATAGCCCATTTAATCGACGCATCACTCACAATTCACCCATGAAAATTGCGGGGCCAGCGGCGGGTCATGATTTAATGAAAACGGCGGCTGATTCAACAGGTACAAAATCACTGGGTACGATGAATAACTGTGGTTCAGGCAGAACGCCTTGGGGTACCTACTTAACTTGCGAAGAAAACTTTAACGGCTACTTCGGGTCTAGCGAAGCGATACAAGATCAAAAGCCTAATCAATCGCCCCGCGGATACGATCGCTACGGAATCGGCGCTGACGGCTGGGGTTATGATTACCATAAATGGGATGCGCGTTTCGATACCGCGAAAAACCCAAACGAACCGCATCGCGTTGGCTGGGTGGTAGAAATTGATCCATCCAAACCCGATAGCACGCCAGTGAAACATACGGGGCTTGGTCGATTTAAACACGAAAACGCCGAAGTAGCATTAGCGCCAGACGGACGTGTTGTCGTCTATATGGGCGATGATGAGCGTGGTGAGTTTTTGTATCGATTTGTTTCTAAAGACGTTTATGTCCCTGGTGGTTCTACAGAAGGCTTGCTCGATAATGGTACGCTATATGTTGCTAAGTTTAACGACGACGGAACGGGTAAGTGGTTAGCATTAACCCCTGAAACAACAGGCATGGCATCGCTCGCCGAAGTCCTTATCTTTGCCAGAGAGGCAGGCTCTGCCGTTGGCGCAACAACGATGGATCGCCCTGAATGGATTAGGGTCAACCCACATGCGGTTGAAGGCTATTGCTGCTTGACGAACAACAAAAATCGTGGCGTAAAACCGAATGCGGGCGGTGACGACACCCCAACCAATGGTCCGAATCCACGAGAAAGCAACCATTACGGTCAGATTGTTCGCTGGCGTCCACACAACGATGACTATGCGTCTGATACTTTCGACTGGGATTTATATGTCATGGCAGGCAATCCAGATGTCTATAGCAATGAATACGGTGGTTCAAAAAATATTAACGCTGGCAATATGTTTAACTCGCCAGACGGGATGGCTTTTGATTCGAATGGCTTAATTTGGATTCAGACAGACGGCAAGGACAATAATGAAGCCGACTTTGCCGGTATGGGTAACAACCAGATGTTAGTTGGCGATCCAGTGACCGGTGAAATCGTCCGTTTTATGACAGGTCCGAAAGGCAGTGAAGTGACAGGCTTAGCCTGGTCGGTTGATAGACGCACCATGTTTGTTGGTATCCAGCACCCTGGTGGCGATTGGCCAGATGGCAATGGCGCATTGCCACGCTCGTCAATTATTACGGTGAAACGTAATGATAACAAGCTAATCGGCTAG
- a CDS encoding BaiN/RdsA family NAD(P)/FAD-dependent oxidoreductase produces MNKERCYDVIILGAGAAGLMCAIRAAERGLAVLLIEKKQQAGNKIRISGGGRCNFTNIHTSHLAYLSDNPHFSKSALARYTPWHFIELMSRYGLTYHEKTLGQLFCDQKSQAIIDMLVSEASQHGVESRYGVTVSQINYDNRYTLDTDYGQFYGKQLVVATGGPSIPKIGGEDIALRIAKQFHIDNQPFSPALVPLTLSANDLKTYAALAGVSQFVRVQTTTQSTTAQNTTQAFDENLLFTHRGLSGPAILQISSYWQKGHPIEIDFSPETALLPRLLDAKKQSPNKTLVQVLTGVFSKKLTQQLTEQLISKIMPQLISQPMPQPMPAITDTTAQTEVMASGITLQQLSHKQLAHIAEHLHHWPMHPAGTEGMKKAEVSLGGVLTHELSSKNFACHKQPSLYFIGEAVNVTGWLGGYNFQWAWASGWCCGDGLLANASDAS; encoded by the coding sequence GTGAATAAAGAACGCTGCTACGATGTCATAATACTCGGTGCTGGCGCAGCAGGGCTAATGTGCGCCATTCGTGCGGCTGAGCGCGGTCTGGCGGTATTGCTCATTGAAAAAAAACAACAAGCAGGCAATAAAATCCGTATTTCAGGCGGTGGGCGTTGTAATTTTACGAATATACACACCAGTCATTTAGCCTATTTATCTGATAATCCACATTTTAGCAAGTCCGCACTCGCACGCTATACGCCGTGGCATTTTATCGAATTGATGTCGCGTTATGGGCTGACGTATCACGAAAAAACGTTAGGGCAGTTGTTTTGTGACCAAAAATCCCAAGCCATTATTGATATGCTCGTCAGCGAAGCGTCGCAACACGGCGTGGAGAGTCGATATGGTGTTACGGTGAGCCAGATTAATTACGATAATCGCTATACCCTAGACACGGATTACGGGCAGTTTTACGGTAAACAACTGGTGGTTGCCACTGGTGGTCCCTCTATCCCCAAAATTGGTGGCGAAGATATCGCCCTGCGAATTGCCAAACAGTTTCACATCGACAATCAGCCGTTTTCCCCCGCGTTAGTCCCGTTGACGCTATCGGCTAACGACCTCAAGACCTATGCGGCGCTTGCTGGTGTTTCGCAGTTTGTGCGCGTACAAACGACCACACAAAGCACGACCGCACAAAACACAACACAAGCATTTGACGAAAATCTATTATTTACCCACCGAGGATTGAGCGGGCCTGCTATTTTACAAATCTCGTCCTATTGGCAAAAGGGCCATCCAATCGAGATTGACTTTTCACCCGAGACCGCTTTGTTACCCAGGTTGCTGGACGCCAAAAAACAATCACCTAACAAAACACTGGTGCAAGTCCTGACGGGTGTTTTCTCTAAAAAACTAACCCAGCAACTCACCGAGCAACTTATATCAAAAATCATGCCGCAGCTCATATCGCAACCCATGCCACAACCCATGCCAGCAATCACAGACACGACAGCCCAGACCGAAGTGATGGCATCGGGTATTACCTTGCAGCAGCTTAGCCATAAGCAGCTTGCGCATATTGCTGAACATCTGCATCATTGGCCAATGCATCCAGCAGGTACAGAAGGCATGAAAAAAGCCGAAGTCAGCCTCGGCGGGGTGCTAACGCATGAATTGTCATCCAAAAACTTCGCGTGCCACAAACAACCTTCGCTGTACTTTATCGGCGAGGCGGTTAATGTCACGGGTTGGCTGGGTGGATATAATTTTCAGTGGGCGTGGGCATCAGGCTGGTGCTGTGGTGATGGTTTATTGGCAAATGCGTCAGATGCGTCATAA
- the uvrA gene encoding excinuclease ABC subunit UvrA, with protein sequence MIRIQGARTHNLKGFDIELPRDKLIVITGLSGSGKSSLAFDTIYAEGQRRYVESLSAYARQFLSTMDKPDVDHIEGLSPAISIEQKSTSHNPRSTVGTITEIYDYLRLLFARVGTPRCPEHDTVLDAQTISQMVDTVMTWPQGSKLMLLAPVVDNRKGEQVKLIEDIKRQGFVRLRINGQIVDIEETPPLDKNKKHTIEVVVDRFKVRDDIAQRLAESFETALTFNSLVRVEPMDDSDSSDGKIEPMQFSSKFACNQCGYSVEELAPRMFSFNSPNGACPTCDGLGVEARFDPKKIVAQAYLSIAAGAIRGWDQNARFYFKKMQALAAHYQFSLDEPFETLSEAHQQIILFGSGNTDIEFHYVTEKGREFHSVEPFEGVIPNIERRYRETESNFVREELAKYQHNQVCHHCHGTRLNETARHVFIGDKTLPEITGMSIGACHTFFNQLTLQGAKATIADKILKEINQRLLFLINVGLDYLSLSRSAETLSGGEAQRIRLASQIGAGLVGVMYVLDEPSIGLHQRDNDRLLASLFHLRDLGNTVIVVEHDEDAIRAADYIVDIGPGAGVHGGEIVVAGDLATVMAQQHSLTGQYLSGKASIAVPVKRVTPTEKWLTVTHARGNNLKSVTASVPVGLMTCVTGVSGSGKSTLINETLSKAMYEALERVTEEPAPFETLTGHEHFDKIINIDQSPIGRTPRSNPATYTGIFTPIRELFAGTEESRSRGYTVGRFSFNVKGGRCEACQGDGVIKVEMHFLPDVYVSCDVCRGKKYNRETLSVQYKGKNIYEILQMTVEDALDFFHAIPVIKRKLQTLMDVGLSYITLGQNAITLSGGEAQRVKLAKELSKRDTGSTLYILDEPTTGLHFHDVKQLLSVLHRLRDQGNTLIVIEHNLDVIKTADWVIDLGPEGGSAGGEIVAAGTPEQVAKSKRSYTGQFLKPMLGKSKSV encoded by the coding sequence ATGATACGTATCCAAGGCGCTAGAACACATAATTTAAAAGGGTTTGACATCGAGCTTCCGCGCGACAAACTCATTGTCATTACTGGGCTGTCAGGCTCGGGCAAATCATCACTCGCATTTGATACCATTTATGCAGAGGGGCAGCGCCGATACGTCGAATCGTTATCCGCTTACGCCAGACAGTTTTTATCGACGATGGATAAGCCAGACGTCGATCATATCGAGGGGTTATCGCCTGCCATTTCTATCGAACAAAAATCCACCTCGCATAATCCGCGCTCTACGGTCGGCACGATTACCGAAATCTATGATTATTTGCGCTTGCTCTTTGCGCGGGTTGGCACGCCCAGATGTCCAGAACACGATACGGTGCTAGATGCACAAACCATTTCGCAAATGGTCGATACGGTGATGACATGGCCGCAGGGATCAAAGCTCATGCTGTTAGCGCCTGTCGTCGATAACCGCAAAGGCGAGCAAGTTAAATTAATCGAAGACATTAAGCGCCAAGGCTTTGTGCGCCTGCGAATCAACGGTCAAATCGTTGATATCGAAGAAACCCCACCACTAGATAAAAACAAAAAACACACGATTGAGGTCGTCGTTGATCGGTTTAAAGTACGCGATGACATTGCCCAGCGTTTAGCAGAGTCGTTTGAAACGGCGTTGACGTTTAATTCGCTTGTGCGTGTTGAGCCGATGGATGACAGTGATAGCAGTGATGGCAAAATTGAACCGATGCAGTTTTCGTCTAAGTTTGCTTGTAATCAGTGTGGCTACTCTGTCGAAGAGCTTGCACCACGCATGTTCTCGTTTAATAGTCCCAATGGTGCTTGTCCGACGTGCGATGGATTAGGCGTTGAGGCTCGTTTTGACCCCAAAAAAATTGTCGCACAAGCTTATCTATCGATTGCGGCTGGCGCGATTCGCGGCTGGGATCAAAACGCACGGTTTTATTTTAAAAAAATGCAAGCCCTAGCCGCGCATTATCAATTTTCGCTGGATGAACCGTTTGAAACGTTATCCGAGGCACATCAACAGATTATTTTATTTGGCTCGGGTAACACGGATATTGAGTTTCATTATGTGACCGAAAAGGGTAGGGAATTTCACAGCGTCGAACCATTTGAAGGCGTTATCCCGAATATCGAACGACGCTATCGTGAAACGGAGTCTAATTTTGTCCGCGAAGAGTTAGCCAAATATCAGCACAATCAAGTATGCCATCACTGTCATGGCACACGCCTTAACGAAACCGCGCGGCATGTGTTTATTGGCGATAAAACCCTACCAGAAATTACGGGGATGTCTATTGGCGCTTGCCATACGTTTTTTAACCAGCTCACACTACAGGGTGCCAAAGCCACGATTGCCGATAAAATCCTCAAAGAAATCAACCAACGGCTATTGTTTTTAATTAACGTTGGGTTGGATTATCTGAGTTTATCACGCAGTGCCGAAACGCTATCAGGCGGTGAAGCCCAGCGTATTCGCTTGGCGTCACAAATTGGCGCTGGCTTAGTCGGTGTCATGTATGTGCTAGACGAGCCGTCGATTGGCTTGCACCAACGCGATAACGATCGCCTATTGGCGTCACTGTTTCATTTGCGTGATTTGGGTAACACGGTTATTGTCGTGGAACACGACGAGGATGCAATTCGCGCTGCAGATTATATTGTCGATATCGGGCCTGGCGCAGGTGTGCATGGTGGCGAGATTGTCGTGGCGGGTGATTTAGCAACCGTGATGGCACAACAACACTCATTGACGGGGCAATATTTAAGTGGCAAAGCCAGTATTGCGGTACCAGTAAAACGCGTGACACCAACAGAAAAATGGTTGACTGTGACGCATGCTCGCGGTAATAATCTGAAATCAGTGACCGCCAGTGTGCCTGTTGGGTTGATGACTTGCGTCACGGGTGTGTCGGGGTCGGGGAAATCCACGCTGATTAATGAGACGCTATCAAAAGCCATGTACGAAGCCCTAGAGCGTGTCACCGAAGAGCCAGCACCATTCGAGACGCTAACAGGACACGAGCATTTTGATAAAATCATCAACATTGACCAAAGCCCAATTGGGCGCACACCGCGCTCTAACCCCGCGACTTACACGGGGATTTTTACCCCCATTCGTGAATTATTCGCAGGGACTGAAGAATCACGTTCACGCGGTTATACGGTCGGACGTTTTAGCTTTAACGTCAAAGGCGGGCGCTGCGAAGCTTGCCAAGGGGATGGCGTTATCAAGGTAGAAATGCACTTTTTGCCTGATGTTTATGTTTCCTGTGATGTCTGTCGTGGCAAAAAATATAACCGCGAAACACTAAGCGTCCAATACAAAGGCAAAAATATCTACGAAATTTTACAAATGACGGTAGAAGACGCGCTGGATTTTTTCCACGCTATTCCTGTGATTAAGCGCAAACTACAAACCCTGATGGATGTTGGTCTGTCCTATATTACCTTGGGGCAAAATGCCATTACGCTATCGGGCGGTGAGGCACAACGGGTTAAACTCGCCAAAGAGCTATCCAAACGCGATACGGGTAGCACGCTATATATTTTGGATGAGCCAACAACAGGGCTGCATTTTCATGACGTCAAACAACTGTTGTCTGTATTGCATCGCCTACGCGACCAAGGCAATACTTTGATCGTCATCGAGCATAATTTGGATGTCATCAAAACGGCCGATTGGGTGATTGATTTGGGGCCAGAGGGCGGGAGTGCTGGGGGTGAAATCGTGGCTGCAGGTACGCCTGAACAGGTCGCCAAAAGCAAACGCAGCTACACAGGCCAGTTTTTAAAACCCATGCTAGGCAAATCTAAATCGGTGTGA
- a CDS encoding SPOR domain-containing protein, with product MKKHARIKFLGMFTLVLTMAGVLLSIAGQLDFIGQSRVEMTQHNTNQRRTDDEPPKYSFYQALKARKVELERAQQAQENTASETTPVNQTSESQSDDKYRYVVQVGAFNQQSDADKVKAQVERLGLPARVVKRGTKYLTQAGPFAGKQKAQTIEATLKSQKFPTLIKRLN from the coding sequence GTGAAAAAACACGCACGAATTAAATTTTTGGGCATGTTTACGCTGGTCTTGACAATGGCTGGTGTCTTGTTATCGATTGCCGGGCAGCTAGATTTTATTGGCCAATCACGTGTTGAGATGACGCAACATAACACCAATCAGCGCCGTACGGACGATGAACCACCCAAATATAGCTTTTATCAAGCGTTAAAAGCGCGCAAAGTCGAACTAGAGCGTGCCCAACAGGCCCAAGAAAATACCGCATCAGAGACTACTCCTGTCAATCAAACCAGCGAGAGTCAGTCTGATGATAAGTATCGTTATGTGGTGCAAGTAGGGGCATTTAATCAGCAAAGCGATGCCGATAAAGTCAAAGCCCAAGTCGAGAGGCTGGGGTTGCCTGCCCGCGTCGTCAAGCGTGGGACTAAGTACCTTACGCAAGCGGGGCCTTTTGCTGGCAAACAAAAAGCCCAGACCATAGAGGCCACCCTCAAATCGCAAAAGTTCCCCACGTTGATAAAACGGTTGAATTAG